In a genomic window of Microterricola viridarii:
- a CDS encoding SRPBCC family protein yields the protein MPTIEESVIIARPPQEVFDFVSTPANTAVWDSSVVASEQQGDGPFAEGTRTRGTSKIMGRRFDWTVEATEYDPPNRVTNTSVEGPMSFVVTSSVEAVDGGSRYTYRIDAASGLGGVFGRMADPFIQRAQARTVRANLETLAELLAEHPAG from the coding sequence ATGCCCACCATCGAGGAGAGCGTCATCATCGCCCGACCGCCCCAGGAGGTGTTCGACTTCGTCTCCACCCCAGCCAACACCGCGGTCTGGGATTCCTCCGTCGTCGCGTCAGAGCAACAGGGCGACGGCCCGTTCGCCGAGGGCACCCGCACGCGCGGCACCAGCAAGATCATGGGCCGCCGCTTCGACTGGACCGTGGAGGCGACCGAGTACGACCCGCCGAACCGCGTCACGAACACCTCGGTGGAGGGGCCGATGAGCTTCGTCGTCACCAGCTCCGTCGAGGCCGTCGACGGCGGCAGCCGCTACACCTACCGCATCGATGCGGCCTCCGGCCTCGGGGGAGTCTTCGGCCGGATGGCCGACCCCTTCATCCAGCGGGCGCAGGCGCGCACGGTGCGGGCGAACCTGGAAACGCTCGCGGAGCTGCTGGCGGAGCACCCGGCTGGGTAA
- a CDS encoding Fpg/Nei family DNA glycosylase, with translation MPEGHSVHRITRQFARNFVGHRVAVSSPQGRFAEGASMLDGHVMTDAKAVGKQMYLEFDNGLWLRVHLGMYGAWDFAGEIQMDATIASANGRMGQTNQAGTILDGPIHDVDGENSLHSIGAPRRTRVRMAESEKESDALLTFPPEPIGQVRVRLLSDTVCADLRGPTACEVLDPAQVDAIIAKLGPDPLLDDSQAAEDRFTAVVRKKPTPIGLLLMDQNVVAGIGNVYRAEMLFRAGLNPHTPGKLVPEDTVRALWRDWAHLLKIGVETGQMMTMDNLEGEDYVNAMANRADRHWVYKREGLPCRVCGTHITLEDFGARKLYWCPNCQR, from the coding sequence ATGCCTGAGGGTCACTCCGTCCATCGCATCACGCGCCAGTTCGCCCGCAACTTCGTCGGGCACCGTGTAGCCGTCTCCAGCCCGCAGGGCCGCTTCGCCGAGGGCGCGAGCATGCTCGACGGCCACGTGATGACGGATGCCAAGGCCGTCGGCAAGCAGATGTACCTCGAGTTCGACAACGGGCTCTGGCTGCGCGTGCACCTCGGCATGTACGGCGCGTGGGACTTCGCGGGTGAGATCCAGATGGATGCCACCATCGCCTCCGCCAACGGCCGGATGGGCCAGACGAACCAGGCCGGGACGATCCTGGACGGCCCGATTCATGACGTCGACGGCGAGAACTCGCTGCACTCCATCGGGGCCCCGCGCCGCACCCGCGTGCGCATGGCGGAGTCCGAGAAGGAGAGCGACGCCCTGCTGACGTTCCCGCCGGAGCCGATCGGGCAGGTGCGGGTGCGCCTGCTGAGCGACACGGTGTGCGCCGACCTCCGCGGGCCGACCGCCTGCGAGGTGCTCGACCCGGCACAGGTCGACGCCATCATCGCCAAGCTCGGCCCGGACCCGCTGCTGGACGACAGCCAGGCCGCAGAGGACCGCTTCACCGCCGTCGTGCGCAAGAAGCCGACGCCGATCGGCCTGCTGCTGATGGACCAGAACGTCGTCGCCGGCATCGGCAACGTCTACCGGGCCGAGATGCTCTTCCGGGCCGGCCTCAACCCGCACACGCCGGGCAAGCTGGTGCCGGAGGATACGGTGCGCGCCCTGTGGCGCGACTGGGCGCACCTGCTGAAGATCGGCGTCGAGACCGGGCAGATGATGACGATGGACAACCTCGAGGGCGAGGATTACGTCAACGCGATGGCCAACCGGGCCGACCGGCACTGGGTGTACAAGCGCGAGGGGCTGCCCTGTCGGGTCTGCGGAACCCACATCACGCTCGAGGACTTCGGGGCGCGCAAGCTCTACTGGTGCCCCAACTGCCAGCGCTGA
- a CDS encoding ABC transporter permease: protein MSTATLTPTTALSTVGGSLRFGGVIRSEWIKLRSLRSTVWSYLLVFAISLGMALVMSTSMTDYIDQAASGSADEQLRMLLMASTFGVFFGQLVVAVLGVLVISGEYTTGMIRSTLTAVPRRLPALAAKAIVLFVSTFVVGLLGSVGAFLIASAVFASHGVTASLAEPEVFLPLLGGALYLALISLFALGLGTILRNSAGGIAAALGILLLLPTVLQMIPAEWASDLIPYLLSVAGMGLFDPSVGGGEPDAVLKNLLIVLAWVAAAVVGAALSLKRRDA, encoded by the coding sequence ATGAGCACCGCCACCCTCACCCCGACAACCGCTCTGTCCACCGTGGGCGGAAGCCTCCGTTTCGGCGGCGTCATCCGCTCGGAGTGGATCAAGCTGCGCAGCCTCCGCTCCACGGTCTGGTCCTACCTGCTCGTGTTCGCGATCTCGCTCGGCATGGCCCTCGTCATGTCGACCAGCATGACCGACTACATCGACCAGGCCGCATCGGGATCGGCCGACGAGCAGCTCAGGATGCTGCTCATGGCCTCGACCTTCGGCGTGTTCTTCGGCCAGCTCGTCGTGGCCGTGCTCGGCGTGCTCGTCATCAGCGGCGAGTACACCACCGGCATGATCCGCTCCACTCTGACGGCGGTGCCGCGGCGCCTGCCCGCCCTGGCGGCCAAGGCCATCGTGCTGTTCGTGTCGACCTTCGTCGTCGGCCTGCTCGGCAGTGTCGGCGCGTTCCTCATCGCCTCGGCGGTCTTCGCCTCCCACGGGGTGACCGCAAGCCTCGCGGAGCCCGAGGTGTTCCTGCCACTGCTCGGCGGCGCACTCTACCTCGCACTGATCTCCCTGTTCGCGCTCGGCCTCGGCACCATCCTGCGCAACAGCGCAGGCGGCATCGCGGCGGCGCTCGGCATCCTGCTGTTGCTGCCGACCGTGCTGCAGATGATCCCGGCCGAGTGGGCGAGCGATCTCATCCCGTACCTGCTCTCCGTCGCCGGCATGGGCCTGTTCGACCCCAGCGTCGGCGGCGGGGAGCCCGACGCCGTGCTGAAGAACCTGCTCATCGTGCTGGCCTGGGTCGCCGCGGCCGTCGTCGGCGCCGCGCTCTCCCTCAAGCGCCGGGACGCCTGA
- a CDS encoding ABC transporter ATP-binding protein: MITAEGLSKRYGAKTAVNDISFTVRPGQVTGFLGPNGAGKSTTMRMIVGLDRPSAGSVSVNGKPYAAHAAPLREVGALLDAKAVHTGRSAENHLLAMAATHGIGAKRVKEVIELTGLQSVAKKRVGGFSLGMGQRLGIAAALLGDPATLILDEPVNGLDPEGVLWVRQLVRSLAAEGRTVFLSSHLMSEMAQTADHIIVLGRGQIIADAPVADIVAGASLASVTVRTPHASQLAELLSAPDVAVLRSENGLLQVTGVAAAQIGELAAAHSLVLHELTPQNASLEEAYMALTQDAVEYRTEATR, from the coding sequence ATGATCACAGCAGAAGGCCTGAGCAAGCGCTACGGCGCCAAGACGGCCGTCAACGACATCTCCTTCACCGTGCGCCCCGGGCAGGTCACCGGGTTCCTCGGCCCGAACGGCGCCGGCAAGTCCACCACCATGCGCATGATCGTCGGCCTCGACCGGCCGAGCGCCGGCAGCGTGAGCGTCAACGGCAAGCCGTACGCCGCGCACGCAGCGCCGCTGCGCGAGGTCGGCGCCCTGCTGGACGCCAAGGCGGTGCACACCGGCCGCAGCGCCGAGAACCACCTGCTCGCGATGGCCGCGACGCACGGCATCGGTGCGAAGCGCGTGAAAGAGGTCATCGAGCTGACCGGCCTGCAGTCCGTGGCGAAGAAGCGCGTCGGGGGCTTCTCCCTCGGCATGGGCCAGCGCCTCGGCATCGCCGCCGCGCTGCTCGGCGACCCCGCCACCCTCATCCTCGACGAGCCGGTGAACGGCCTCGACCCGGAGGGCGTGCTCTGGGTGCGCCAGCTGGTGCGCAGCCTCGCAGCCGAGGGCCGCACCGTCTTCCTCTCCTCACACCTGATGAGCGAGATGGCGCAGACAGCCGACCACATCATCGTCCTCGGCCGCGGCCAGATCATCGCCGATGCGCCCGTCGCCGACATCGTCGCCGGGGCCTCGCTCGCCAGCGTCACCGTGCGCACCCCGCACGCCAGCCAGCTGGCCGAGCTGCTCTCCGCCCCGGATGTCGCGGTGCTCCGCTCCGAGAACGGCCTGCTCCAGGTCACCGGCGTCGCCGCCGCGCAGATCGGCGAGCTCGCCGCCGCCCACTCCCTCGTGCTGCACGAGCTCACCCCGCAGAACGCCTCCCTCGAGGAGGCCTACATGGCCCTGACCCAGGATGCCGTCGAATACCGCACGGAGGCCACCCGATGA
- the pepN gene encoding aminopeptidase N produces MAESNLTRVEAVERAAVIREPNYEIEIDLTRGEELFGSATTVRFTAEPGSSSFIEANTRAVHSVTLNGVALDPSAVSDGLRIRLDGLQAVNELHVVADSAYTNTGEGLHRFTDPVDGKPYLYTEFAVAEANRVFACFDQPDLKASYRFTVVAPADWHVISNSTTPAPSPRGDAAEWAFPPSPHISTYIAALIAGPYSEWHSEAVTADGRTIPLGLFARASLAEAVEPEVMFEKTRQGLAYYEASYGVGFPYEKYDQIFVPEYNWGAMENVGAVTFNEGYLFRSKVPDARKEQRALVVLHELSHMWFGNLVTMKWWNDLWLNESFATWTSTIAAASATEYADSWATFASTEKTHAYEQDQLPSTHPIVATINDLEDVEVNFDGITYSKGASVIKQLVAWVGLDAFYAGISAYLQKHAGGNATLRDLLDELEVTSGRELTEWSRLWLETAGVNTLRPEIQTTPDGTITGFAVLQSAASEQPTIRPHRLAIGFYNTVDGALVRAHRVELDVDGDRTEVAELVGLARPELVLLNDDDLAYAKIRLDAASHAVAIDRLAEIADPLARAVIWGAVWDATRDAEASPRDFVKLVLRNISAETQSAQRALSLRLLELVLGQYVAPEHRAETVVEAGDALWALTQSADAGSDAQLQLLRAFIAIASAPGQLDVLVELLAGEALLPGLAVDTELRWEIVISLAAGGRAAAEDIDDVLATDDTAKGRQSAITAKAAMPDAAGKLAAWTAAATDTSLSNDYVRAYALGWRRARPSELLSPQLEPYFAMLQEVWSTRSYNMAAAIIRGLYPAPLANAELVAASRAWLAGNDGPPALRRIVVEELSRVERALAAQERDRA; encoded by the coding sequence GTGGCCGAGTCGAACCTCACCCGCGTCGAGGCCGTCGAGCGCGCGGCCGTCATCCGTGAGCCGAACTACGAGATCGAGATCGACCTGACCCGGGGCGAGGAGCTCTTCGGCAGTGCGACCACGGTGCGCTTCACAGCGGAGCCGGGCTCCTCGAGCTTCATCGAGGCCAACACTCGCGCGGTGCACAGCGTGACGCTGAACGGCGTCGCCCTGGACCCGTCGGCCGTCAGCGACGGCCTCCGCATCCGCCTGGACGGCCTGCAAGCCGTGAACGAGCTTCACGTTGTAGCAGATTCTGCATACACGAACACGGGCGAGGGCCTGCACCGCTTCACCGACCCGGTGGATGGCAAGCCCTACCTGTACACGGAGTTCGCGGTGGCCGAGGCGAACCGCGTGTTCGCCTGCTTCGACCAGCCCGACCTCAAGGCGAGCTACCGGTTCACGGTCGTCGCGCCGGCCGACTGGCATGTGATCAGCAACTCGACGACGCCGGCCCCGTCCCCGCGTGGGGACGCTGCCGAGTGGGCCTTCCCGCCCAGCCCGCACATCTCCACGTACATCGCCGCGCTCATCGCCGGCCCGTACAGCGAGTGGCACAGCGAGGCGGTGACCGCCGACGGCCGCACCATCCCGCTCGGGCTCTTCGCCCGGGCATCCCTCGCCGAGGCCGTCGAGCCCGAGGTGATGTTCGAGAAGACCCGGCAGGGCCTCGCCTACTACGAGGCCAGCTACGGCGTGGGCTTCCCGTATGAGAAGTACGACCAGATCTTCGTGCCCGAGTACAACTGGGGCGCGATGGAGAACGTCGGCGCGGTCACCTTCAACGAGGGCTACCTGTTCCGCTCCAAGGTGCCGGATGCCCGCAAGGAGCAGCGCGCGCTCGTCGTGCTGCACGAGCTCTCGCACATGTGGTTCGGCAACCTCGTCACCATGAAGTGGTGGAACGACCTCTGGCTGAACGAGTCCTTCGCCACCTGGACGTCGACGATCGCGGCCGCCAGCGCCACCGAGTACGCCGACTCCTGGGCGACGTTCGCCTCCACCGAGAAGACGCACGCCTACGAGCAGGACCAGCTGCCCTCCACCCACCCGATCGTCGCCACGATCAACGACCTGGAGGACGTGGAGGTGAACTTCGACGGCATCACCTACTCGAAGGGTGCCTCCGTCATCAAGCAGCTCGTCGCCTGGGTGGGCCTCGACGCCTTCTACGCGGGCATCTCGGCCTACCTGCAGAAGCACGCCGGCGGCAACGCCACGCTGCGCGACCTGCTCGACGAGCTCGAGGTCACGAGCGGCCGCGAGCTCACCGAGTGGTCGAGGCTGTGGCTGGAGACGGCCGGGGTGAACACGCTGCGGCCCGAGATCCAGACGACGCCGGACGGCACGATCACCGGCTTCGCGGTGCTGCAGTCCGCGGCATCCGAACAGCCGACGATCCGCCCGCACCGCCTCGCCATCGGCTTCTACAACACGGTCGACGGCGCGCTGGTGCGCGCCCACCGCGTCGAGCTCGACGTCGACGGCGACCGCACCGAGGTGGCCGAGCTCGTCGGGCTCGCCCGCCCCGAGCTGGTTCTGCTCAACGACGACGACCTCGCCTACGCCAAGATCCGGCTGGACGCCGCCTCGCACGCGGTCGCCATCGACCGTCTCGCCGAGATCGCCGACCCCCTGGCCCGCGCCGTGATCTGGGGCGCCGTCTGGGACGCCACGCGAGATGCCGAGGCCAGCCCGCGCGACTTCGTGAAGCTGGTTCTGCGCAACATCTCAGCGGAGACGCAGTCGGCGCAGCGCGCGCTGTCGCTGCGCCTGCTCGAGCTCGTGCTCGGCCAGTACGTGGCGCCGGAGCACCGGGCCGAGACCGTCGTGGAGGCCGGGGACGCCCTCTGGGCGCTCACCCAGTCGGCCGACGCCGGCTCGGACGCCCAGCTGCAGCTGCTGCGGGCTTTCATCGCCATCGCCTCCGCGCCGGGCCAGCTCGACGTCCTCGTCGAGCTGTTGGCCGGCGAGGCGCTGCTGCCCGGCCTCGCCGTGGACACCGAGCTGCGCTGGGAGATCGTCATCTCGCTCGCGGCCGGCGGCCGGGCCGCGGCCGAGGACATCGACGACGTGCTCGCCACCGACGACACCGCCAAGGGCCGGCAGTCGGCGATCACGGCGAAGGCCGCGATGCCGGATGCCGCCGGCAAGCTCGCCGCGTGGACGGCGGCCGCCACCGACACCAGCCTGTCCAACGACTACGTGCGCGCCTACGCGCTGGGATGGCGCCGGGCGCGGCCGAGCGAGCTGCTCTCGCCGCAGCTGGAGCCGTACTTCGCGATGCTCCAAGAGGTGTGGTCGACCCGCAGCTACAACATGGCGGCCGCGATCATCCGCGGGCTCTACCCTGCACCGCTGGCCAACGCGGAGCTGGTGGCGGCCTCCCGGGCCTGGCTGGCCGGCAACGACGGCCCGCCCGCGCTCCGCCGCATCGTGGTGGAGGAGCTCTCCCGCGTGGAGCGCGCCCTCGCCGCGCAGGAGCGCGACCGCGCCTAG
- a CDS encoding SDR family oxidoreductase: MPSAPSPEHEPVRTDAARIDPEELAIALRVLATLSDVDEEDPDFLTVRHATAKMFKSVKVSRRAIKRARIQDADKAVIAATATGAPSRIDDETQGHELSSATDAPIAGELLVARACYICKQRYTLVDAFYHQLCPNCALLNHTKRTARTDLTGKRALLTGGRAKIGMYIALRLLRDGAHTTITTRFPKDAVRRFAAMPDAADWLHNLRVVGIDLRDPAQVVALADDVAGQGPLDILINNATQTVRRSPGAYSAIVEAESSPLPEGELPEIVSFGHTSDQHPLALAASVSSHPILAAAAGAGALTADDLTALALAPGSSSLDRLAAGTAIDAGGLLPDLHHENSWTDKVQDVDPLEMLEVQLCNTTAPFLLVSRLRASMAAAPSGRSYVVNVSAMEGVFDRGYKGPGHPHTNMAKAAVNMLTRTSAREMTEDGIYMTSVDTGWITDERPHPTKVRLAEEGFHAPLDLVDGAARVYDPIVRGEAGEELFGVFLKDYKPSNW, from the coding sequence ATGCCCTCCGCACCATCTCCCGAGCACGAGCCTGTCCGCACCGATGCCGCGCGCATCGATCCAGAGGAGCTCGCGATCGCACTGCGCGTACTCGCCACCCTCAGCGATGTCGATGAGGAGGACCCGGACTTCCTGACGGTGCGCCACGCGACGGCGAAGATGTTCAAATCGGTCAAAGTGTCGCGCCGCGCGATCAAGCGGGCCCGCATCCAGGACGCCGACAAGGCCGTCATCGCCGCCACCGCGACCGGGGCGCCCAGTCGGATCGACGACGAGACGCAGGGGCACGAGCTCTCCAGCGCCACCGACGCCCCGATCGCCGGCGAGCTGCTCGTGGCCCGCGCCTGCTACATCTGCAAGCAGCGCTACACCCTGGTGGACGCCTTCTATCACCAGCTCTGCCCGAACTGCGCACTGCTGAACCACACCAAGCGCACCGCCCGCACCGACCTGACCGGCAAGCGCGCCCTGCTCACCGGCGGCCGCGCGAAGATCGGCATGTACATCGCCCTCCGGCTGCTCCGCGACGGCGCGCACACCACCATCACCACGCGCTTCCCGAAGGACGCCGTGCGCCGCTTCGCCGCCATGCCGGATGCCGCAGACTGGCTGCACAACCTCCGCGTCGTCGGCATCGACCTGCGCGACCCAGCCCAGGTCGTCGCCCTCGCCGACGACGTCGCCGGCCAGGGCCCGCTCGACATCCTGATCAACAACGCCACCCAGACGGTGCGCCGCTCCCCCGGCGCCTACTCGGCGATCGTCGAGGCCGAGAGCTCGCCGCTGCCGGAGGGCGAGCTGCCCGAGATCGTCAGCTTCGGCCACACCAGCGACCAGCACCCGCTGGCGCTGGCGGCCTCCGTCTCCAGCCACCCGATCCTCGCCGCCGCCGCCGGGGCCGGCGCGCTCACCGCCGACGACCTCACCGCGCTCGCCCTGGCGCCCGGCTCCAGCTCGCTGGACCGCCTGGCCGCCGGCACCGCGATCGACGCGGGCGGGCTGCTGCCCGACCTGCACCATGAGAACAGCTGGACCGACAAGGTGCAGGACGTCGACCCGCTGGAGATGCTCGAGGTGCAGCTCTGCAACACGACCGCGCCGTTCCTGCTGGTCAGCCGGCTGCGCGCCTCGATGGCCGCCGCTCCGAGTGGCCGCAGCTACGTCGTCAACGTCTCCGCGATGGAGGGCGTGTTCGACCGCGGATACAAGGGCCCCGGCCACCCGCACACGAACATGGCCAAGGCGGCCGTGAACATGCTCACCCGCACCAGCGCCCGCGAGATGACCGAGGACGGCATCTACATGACCAGCGTCGACACCGGCTGGATCACCGACGAGCGCCCGCACCCGACGAAGGTGCGCCTGGCCGAGGAGGGCTTCCACGCCCCGCTCGACCTGGTCGACGGCGCGGCCCGCGTGTACGACCCGATCGTGCGCGGCGAGGCCGGCGAGGAACTGTTCGGCGTCTTCCTCAAGGACTACAAGCCCTCCAACTGGTAG
- a CDS encoding ribose-5-phosphate isomerase has product MRIHIATDHAGLDFSTHLISHLGAAGHEVIDHGPTGYDALDDYPAFCINAALAVAHDQSQGLDALGVVFGGSGNGEQIAANKVAGIRAALAWNLSTARLAREHNDANVISIGARQHTIEEATSFIDAFIAEPFSGDERHARRIAQLAEYESTGDIAGKNVDQY; this is encoded by the coding sequence ATGCGCATCCACATCGCCACCGACCACGCCGGACTCGACTTCAGCACGCACCTGATCTCGCACCTCGGCGCAGCCGGTCACGAGGTCATCGACCACGGGCCGACCGGCTACGACGCCCTCGACGACTACCCCGCGTTCTGCATCAACGCGGCCCTCGCGGTCGCCCATGACCAGTCCCAGGGCCTCGACGCGCTCGGCGTCGTCTTCGGCGGCTCGGGCAACGGCGAGCAGATCGCCGCCAACAAGGTCGCCGGCATCCGCGCCGCCCTCGCCTGGAACCTGAGCACGGCCCGGCTGGCCCGCGAGCACAATGACGCCAACGTCATCTCGATCGGCGCCCGCCAGCACACCATCGAGGAGGCGACGAGCTTCATCGACGCGTTCATCGCCGAGCCCTTCTCCGGCGACGAGCGCCACGCGCGCCGCATCGCGCAGCTCGCCGAGTACGAGAGCACCGGCGACATCGCCGGCAAGAACGTCGACCAGTACTAG
- a CDS encoding ASCH domain-containing protein, with amino-acid sequence MSFPTVDGLRTMELGYPGPSRTFLNDCVLNGSKRATAGLLSEYVEENEPWEHVGERMVLVDDDTQPLGLIEVTRVEETTFAAVTWEFADTEGEGYADLAEWRSTHLDFWARGGETVTDDTPVLCIYFDLLPSAGEPAA; translated from the coding sequence ATGAGCTTCCCCACCGTCGACGGCCTCCGCACCATGGAACTCGGCTACCCCGGCCCCTCCCGCACGTTCCTCAACGACTGTGTGCTGAACGGCAGCAAGCGGGCCACCGCCGGCCTGCTCAGCGAGTACGTCGAGGAGAACGAGCCGTGGGAGCACGTCGGCGAGCGCATGGTGCTGGTCGATGACGACACGCAGCCGCTCGGGCTGATCGAGGTCACCCGGGTCGAGGAGACCACCTTCGCCGCCGTGACCTGGGAGTTCGCCGACACCGAGGGCGAGGGCTACGCCGACCTCGCCGAGTGGCGCTCGACGCACCTCGACTTCTGGGCGCGCGGCGGAGAGACCGTCACCGACGACACCCCGGTGCTCTGCATCTACTTCGACCTGCTCCCCAGCGCCGGCGAGCCCGCTGCGTAG
- the pepN gene encoding aminopeptidase N has protein sequence MPGENLTRVEAQERAALIRVESYDVTLDLTTGSERFRSETTVAFSATAGTSTFIDAITADVHSVTLNGVALDPAAVSDGIRIQLDDLAAENVLSVVADALYTNTGEGLHRFVDPVDGEVYLYTQFEVPDSRRMFAVFEQPDLKASFRFTVTAPAAWQMISNSPTPEPTDAGSGASTWAFAPTPRISSYITALVAGPYSVVRSELTSRDGRTIPLGVFSRASLSEFLDADYIFEKTRQGFAYFEEKFDYAYPFEKYDQMFVPEFNAGAMENAGAVTFTESYVFRSKVTDAIKERRVVTILHELAHMWFGDLVTMKWWNDLWLNESFAEWASTIATAEATEWTEAWTTFAVMEKSWAYRQDQLPSTHPIVATINDLEDVLVNFDGITYAKGGSVLKQLVAWVGIDAFFTGVAAYFKKNAWGNTELVDLLSELETASGRDLSEWSKLWLETAGVNTLRPEIQTTDDGTITGFAVLQSAAADYPTIRPHRLAIGFYALDGGVLRRTHRVELDVAGERTEVAELVGLTRPDLVLLNDDDLAYAKIRLDADSHAVALQHLSAFESGLARSLVWGSVWDATRDGESPASDFVRLVLGNIGAETESTTVRTVLGQLALAAKQYVAPAKRAATVESVGDALWGLAQDAAAGSDLQFQLVKAFASLASTPAHVQALSGLRDGSIALAGLEIDTDLGWELLEGLVLNGAAGAGEIDAALAADNTANGAQAAARARATVPTAAAKLAAFNALVESDSAPNMIVRHTGLGLLHTNDPATLEALVAPYFAAIASLWQERSYAIAETLVVDFYPAPLASAELAGATRAWLDANPDVPALRRLVGENLAGVERALAAQAVDAAAAV, from the coding sequence TTGCCCGGAGAAAACCTGACCCGCGTCGAAGCACAGGAGCGCGCAGCGCTCATTCGCGTCGAGAGCTATGACGTCACCCTCGACCTCACCACCGGGTCGGAGCGCTTCCGCAGCGAGACCACCGTCGCCTTCAGCGCGACGGCCGGCACCTCGACCTTCATCGACGCGATCACGGCCGACGTGCACTCGGTGACGCTGAACGGCGTCGCCCTCGACCCGGCCGCGGTGAGCGACGGCATCCGGATCCAGCTCGACGACCTGGCCGCGGAGAACGTGTTGAGCGTCGTCGCCGACGCGCTCTACACGAACACCGGAGAGGGCCTGCACCGCTTCGTCGACCCCGTCGACGGCGAGGTCTACCTGTACACGCAGTTCGAGGTGCCCGACTCCCGCCGCATGTTCGCGGTGTTCGAGCAGCCCGACCTGAAGGCGAGCTTCCGCTTCACCGTGACCGCGCCGGCGGCGTGGCAGATGATCAGCAACTCCCCGACGCCGGAGCCGACGGACGCCGGGAGCGGCGCGTCCACGTGGGCGTTCGCCCCCACCCCGCGCATCTCCAGCTACATCACCGCCCTCGTGGCCGGCCCGTACAGCGTCGTCCGCTCCGAGCTGACCAGCCGCGACGGCCGCACCATCCCGCTCGGCGTGTTCAGCCGCGCCTCGCTCTCTGAGTTCCTCGACGCCGACTACATCTTCGAGAAGACCCGCCAGGGCTTCGCCTACTTCGAGGAGAAGTTCGACTACGCCTACCCGTTCGAGAAGTACGACCAGATGTTCGTGCCCGAGTTCAACGCGGGCGCGATGGAGAACGCCGGCGCGGTGACCTTCACCGAGAGCTACGTGTTCCGCTCCAAGGTGACCGACGCCATCAAGGAGCGCCGCGTCGTCACGATCCTGCACGAGCTGGCCCACATGTGGTTCGGCGACCTGGTCACGATGAAGTGGTGGAACGACCTCTGGCTGAACGAGTCGTTCGCCGAGTGGGCATCGACCATCGCCACCGCCGAGGCCACGGAGTGGACCGAGGCGTGGACCACCTTCGCCGTCATGGAGAAGAGCTGGGCGTACCGCCAGGACCAGCTGCCCTCCACGCACCCCATCGTGGCCACCATCAACGACCTCGAGGACGTGCTCGTCAACTTCGACGGCATCACCTACGCCAAGGGCGGCTCCGTGCTCAAGCAGCTCGTCGCCTGGGTCGGCATCGACGCCTTCTTCACCGGCGTCGCCGCCTACTTCAAGAAGAACGCCTGGGGCAACACCGAGCTCGTCGACCTGCTCAGCGAGCTGGAGACGGCCAGCGGCCGCGACCTCTCCGAGTGGTCGAAGCTCTGGCTGGAGACGGCCGGCGTCAACACGCTGCGCCCCGAGATCCAGACCACGGATGACGGCACCATCACCGGCTTCGCCGTGCTGCAGTCCGCGGCAGCCGACTACCCGACCATCCGCCCGCACCGCCTGGCGATTGGCTTCTACGCGCTCGACGGCGGGGTGCTCCGCCGCACGCACCGCGTCGAGCTGGATGTCGCCGGGGAGCGCACCGAGGTCGCCGAGCTCGTCGGCCTCACCCGCCCCGACCTCGTGCTGCTGAACGACGACGACCTCGCCTACGCGAAGATCCGGCTCGACGCAGACTCGCACGCGGTCGCCCTGCAGCACCTCTCCGCCTTCGAGAGCGGCCTGGCCCGCTCGCTGGTCTGGGGCTCGGTGTGGGACGCCACCCGCGACGGCGAGAGCCCGGCGAGCGACTTCGTGCGCCTCGTGCTCGGCAACATCGGAGCCGAGACCGAGTCGACCACGGTGCGCACCGTGCTCGGCCAGCTGGCACTCGCCGCCAAGCAGTACGTGGCCCCGGCGAAGCGCGCCGCGACCGTGGAGAGCGTCGGCGACGCCCTCTGGGGCCTGGCGCAGGATGCCGCAGCCGGCAGCGACCTGCAGTTCCAGCTCGTCAAGGCCTTCGCCAGCCTCGCCTCGACGCCCGCGCACGTGCAGGCGCTGTCCGGGCTGCGGGACGGCAGCATCGCCCTCGCCGGGCTGGAGATCGACACCGACCTCGGCTGGGAGCTGCTGGAGGGCCTCGTGCTGAACGGCGCGGCCGGCGCCGGCGAGATCGACGCGGCCCTGGCCGCCGACAACACCGCCAACGGGGCCCAGGCCGCCGCGCGCGCCCGCGCCACCGTGCCGACCGCCGCGGCCAAGCTCGCCGCGTTCAACGCCCTCGTCGAGAGCGACTCCGCGCCGAACATGATCGTGCGCCACACCGGCCTCGGACTGCTGCACACGAACGACCCCGCCACGCTGGAGGCTCTCGTCGCGCCGTACTTCGCGGCGATCGCGTCGCTCTGGCAGGAGCGCTCCTACGCCATCGCCGAGACCCTCGTCGTCGACTTCTACCCGGCGCCGCTGGCCAGCGCCGAGCTGGCCGGGGCCACCCGTGCCTGGCTGGACGCGAACCCCGATGTGCCGGCCCTCCGCCGCCTCGTCGGCGAGAACCTGGCCGGCGTCGAGCGGGCCCTCGCCGCGCAGGCGGTCGACGCAGCGGCGGCGGTCTAG